The DNA region TAATCACATAATCACTTTCTGCTTTTACTTTTTTTGACTCATTATTAAGGTAATTTATCTCCATATTACCTGCTTGAAGTGTTATTAAACTTAGACTAAATACACTACCCGAATTTATTCTTTGAGCATACCCAAGCCATCCATAGTTTGTATCCACAAAACTTGAATAAGAGGCAATAAACTCTTTATAATTAATTACAGATAACCCTGCTGGGTTAGAAAAAATACTATTGATACCATCAGGTATTCCTACAGATGTTTCTCCCATCCCCACAATTTTAGCACTCATTGGAAATTTAAGCACTACTAATGCATGTGTTTTCTCTGCCTCAACATTTTGACTAAAAATGAGCCACAATAATAAAAAAAGCCAAATTTTCCTCATTCCTACTTCTCCTATTTTATGACTGCCATCTTCTTTATTTCCTCAAAATAACCAACATTAAAATACGCTAAATATATTCCACTGGCAACTATTTCGCCATCTTCATCTTTACCCGACCAGTTAAGTTGATATTCTCCTGCAGATTGGTTTTTTAACACAAGGGGACTTACCAATTCACCATCTAATGTATATATCTTAATCTCTACAAAGCTATCCCATGAAAGGCTGTATTTAATAATTACTT from bacterium includes:
- a CDS encoding FlgD immunoglobulin-like domain containing protein, whose product is MCIFWGKFRYNGKISDYSNETFTSTPLKPYFALYNNLFDPTKGEEVIIKYSLSWDSFVEIKIYTLDGELVSPLVLKNQSAGEYQLNWSGKDEDGEIVASGIYLAYFNVGYFEEIKKMAVIK